A window of candidate division KSB1 bacterium contains these coding sequences:
- a CDS encoding diguanylate cyclase, with amino-acid sequence MLRKNKILVVDDVAVNVQLLTTYLTSVGYDVLTARDGEEALERVAATQPDLILLDVMMPKLNGFQVCERLKSDPATKVIPVIMVTALNEIEDKIKATESGADDFVSKPFNKLELLTRVRSLLRIKQLHDDLRAKVRELEQARERLRQLAITDGLTGLYNHRYLKEHLEQELLRAQRHQLHVAVVMLDIDHFKKFNDTYGHPAGDTILRTIARLLKENIRKIDLAARYGGEEFCLVLVETNKIAAAVAAEKVRRIVEKHYFNHFAVETPNVAAMTDWTPTPPAEEAASDLVVMAAGEWPDGHTNTNHNEISKHHITISMGVATFPDDAVELSQLIEIADQRLYRAKKQGRNQVVTD; translated from the coding sequence TTGCTCCGCAAGAACAAAATTTTGGTCGTTGATGATGTGGCGGTCAATGTGCAATTGTTGACGACGTATTTGACCTCCGTGGGTTACGACGTGTTGACGGCACGTGACGGCGAAGAGGCGCTGGAAAGAGTGGCGGCGACGCAGCCGGATTTGATCCTGCTGGATGTGATGATGCCCAAGCTCAACGGCTTTCAAGTTTGCGAGCGGCTCAAGTCCGATCCGGCGACCAAAGTCATTCCGGTGATCATGGTCACGGCGTTGAATGAAATCGAAGACAAGATCAAAGCCACCGAATCCGGCGCCGATGATTTTGTCAGCAAGCCGTTCAACAAGCTGGAGTTGCTGACGCGCGTCAGATCGCTGCTGCGCATCAAACAACTGCACGACGATCTGCGCGCCAAAGTGCGGGAATTGGAGCAGGCACGCGAGCGCTTGCGGCAGCTGGCGATCACCGACGGCTTGACCGGCCTCTACAACCACCGCTATCTCAAAGAGCATCTCGAACAGGAATTGCTGCGCGCACAGCGGCACCAATTGCACGTCGCGGTGGTGATGTTGGATATCGATCATTTCAAGAAGTTCAACGATACCTACGGGCATCCGGCCGGCGACACGATTCTGCGCACGATTGCGCGATTGCTGAAAGAGAACATCCGCAAGATCGATCTGGCGGCGCGTTATGGCGGCGAAGAATTTTGCCTGGTGCTGGTGGAGACCAACAAAATCGCGGCCGCCGTTGCCGCCGAAAAAGTGCGCCGCATCGTCGAGAAGCATTATTTCAATCATTTCGCCGTCGAAACGCCAAACGTGGCGGCAATGACGGATTGGACGCCAACCCCGCCAGCGGAGGAAGCGGCGTCGGATTTGGTTGTGATGGCTGCCGGCGAATGGCCCGACGGCCATACGAACACGAACCACAATGAAATTTCGAAGCACCACATCACCATCAGCATGGGCGTCGCCACCTTCCCGGATGATGCGGTGGAACTGAGCCAGCTTATCGAAATTGCCGATCAACGTTTGTACCGCGCCAAAAAACAGGGACGTAATCAGGTCGTCACCGATTGA
- a CDS encoding cell wall metabolism sensor histidine kinase WalK, with product MDFQFFKRKTIFRKTFFITLAASLVPLIMLWLYLLRDSFEGPRQILTALYFFGLAIMMATFGAYYLSRRISQPITHFTRTATEIARGNFNERVNVESQDELGRLAKIFNYMTEELHRLRKMDLNRIINEKKKTDTIIKNIADGVIVTDPNNCILVMNSVMEMWFGIQEKESLNKPLEQCISNATLLQFIRGVQNAAAKKTPTTEITIKSTKTWKDIFLQAHAARVVNEQNELIGIVTILRDITREKEIDRMKTELVSMVAHELRSPLTSISGFSELLLDPTVNREQSEEYAAIILKESNRLSDLINKFLDISKIEAGKSQAKKVPMQIRDVVDKVLDVNLHQAEKKGIVVSVKVSPNLPLVIGDADMLEQVILNLFANAVKYSPENTAIEIRLKERENDVLVEVEDNGYGISEKAQQRLFEKFYRVTDNEKVREITGTGLGLALVKEIVEIHGGNITVKSKLGEGSTFSFTIPKYSGRYREMEMAAAEVEAVADSY from the coding sequence ATGGATTTTCAATTTTTCAAGCGGAAAACGATTTTTCGCAAAACATTCTTTATCACTCTGGCGGCCTCGCTGGTCCCGTTGATCATGCTCTGGCTCTATTTGCTGCGCGACTCGTTTGAAGGACCGCGGCAAATCCTGACGGCGCTCTACTTCTTCGGCCTCGCCATCATGATGGCAACCTTCGGCGCCTACTACCTCTCGCGGCGCATCAGCCAGCCCATCACCCACTTTACCCGCACGGCCACGGAAATCGCGCGCGGCAATTTCAACGAACGCGTCAACGTCGAATCGCAGGACGAGCTGGGCCGGCTCGCGAAAATTTTCAATTACATGACCGAAGAGCTGCACCGCCTGCGCAAGATGGATTTGAACCGCATCATCAATGAAAAGAAAAAAACCGACACCATCATCAAAAACATCGCCGACGGCGTCATCGTCACCGATCCGAACAACTGCATTCTGGTGATGAACTCGGTGATGGAAATGTGGTTCGGCATTCAGGAAAAGGAATCCCTCAACAAGCCGCTGGAGCAGTGCATTTCCAACGCCACGCTGCTGCAATTCATCCGCGGCGTGCAAAACGCGGCGGCGAAGAAAACTCCGACCACCGAGATCACCATCAAATCCACCAAAACCTGGAAGGATATTTTCCTGCAAGCCCACGCCGCGCGCGTGGTCAACGAGCAAAACGAGCTGATCGGCATCGTCACCATCCTGCGCGACATCACCCGCGAAAAGGAAATCGACCGCATGAAAACCGAGCTGGTGTCCATGGTGGCACACGAGCTGCGCTCGCCCCTCACCTCGATCTCCGGCTTCAGCGAATTGCTGCTCGACCCGACCGTCAATCGCGAGCAGTCGGAGGAGTATGCGGCGATCATTCTGAAAGAATCAAACCGGCTGAGCGATTTGATCAACAAATTTTTGGATATTTCCAAAATCGAAGCCGGCAAGAGCCAGGCCAAAAAAGTGCCGATGCAAATCCGCGACGTGGTGGACAAGGTGCTCGACGTCAATTTGCATCAAGCCGAGAAAAAGGGCATCGTGGTCAGCGTCAAAGTTTCGCCCAATCTGCCGCTGGTGATCGGCGACGCCGACATGCTGGAGCAGGTCATTCTCAATTTATTTGCCAACGCCGTCAAATACAGTCCGGAAAACACCGCGATCGAGATTCGCCTGAAAGAGCGCGAGAACGACGTGCTGGTTGAAGTTGAAGACAACGGCTACGGCATTTCCGAAAAAGCGCAGCAGCGCCTGTTTGAAAAATTTTATCGCGTCACCGACAACGAAAAAGTGCGTGAGATCACCGGCACCGGCCTCGGGCTGGCCCTGGTCAAGGAGATCGTCGAGATTCACGGCGGCAACATCACCGTCAAGAGCAAGCTCGGCGAAGGCTCGACGTTCTCGTTTACCATCCCGAAATATTCCGGCCGTTATCGTGAAATGGAAATGGCTGCGGCTGAAGTGGAAGCCGTTGCCGATTCTTATTAG
- a CDS encoding HAMP domain-containing histidine kinase — MEPRKISLGASLDTLPVRLRNLLATPLRHSSKVAAAVPQEGPLDPPTQPKTKKTKKSLWKRRDRMRARLSEAEKQARELEERNRLQAEFIADVSHEFRTPLNGILGYTELLRDGLYGEMAPAQLEVLNHIRDCGHHLVDLVNEVLDLSRLKKHQVQLELESVLPVELIEAAAAAVQPLAKRKRLDLLTNCQADLPMLRVDFRRIYQVLLNLLSNAIKFTHEGSVEIGARRDGKKVRFHVKDTGIGIAPEFARHVFKDFRQSDGAVRPFGGVGLGLSLSKRLVELHGGKIGYTTKQNEGTEFYFFIPY, encoded by the coding sequence ATGGAGCCGAGGAAAATTTCGCTTGGGGCCTCACTGGACACCTTGCCGGTGAGGCTCAGGAACTTGCTTGCCACGCCGCTGCGCCACAGCAGCAAGGTTGCGGCGGCCGTCCCCCAGGAAGGTCCTCTCGACCCGCCAACTCAACCCAAGACAAAGAAAACTAAAAAATCGCTCTGGAAGCGGCGCGACCGCATGCGCGCGCGCCTGTCCGAGGCTGAAAAACAGGCGCGCGAACTCGAGGAACGCAATCGTCTGCAAGCCGAATTCATCGCCGACGTGAGCCACGAGTTTCGCACGCCGCTCAACGGCATTCTCGGCTACACCGAGCTTTTGCGCGACGGGCTTTACGGCGAAATGGCGCCGGCGCAACTCGAGGTGCTCAATCACATTCGCGATTGCGGCCATCATCTGGTTGATTTGGTCAACGAAGTGCTCGATCTCTCGCGCTTGAAAAAACATCAGGTGCAGCTCGAGCTCGAGTCGGTTCTGCCGGTGGAGTTGATCGAGGCCGCCGCCGCCGCGGTGCAGCCGCTGGCGAAACGCAAGCGGCTCGATTTGCTCACCAACTGCCAGGCGGATTTGCCGATGCTGCGCGTTGATTTTCGCCGCATCTATCAGGTGCTGCTGAATTTGCTCAGCAACGCCATCAAATTCACCCACGAAGGCAGCGTGGAAATCGGCGCGCGCCGCGACGGCAAAAAGGTTCGTTTTCATGTGAAAGACACCGGCATCGGCATCGCGCCGGAATTTGCGCGCCACGTGTTCAAAGACTTTCGCCAAAGCGACGGCGCCGTCCGGCCCTTCGGCGGCGTCGGTTTGGGCTTGAGCCTCTCGAAACGCCTGGTCGAATTGCACGGCGGTAAAATCGGCTACACGACGAAGCAGAATGAGGGAACGGAGTTTTATTTTTTTATTCCGTATTAA
- a CDS encoding DUF4325 domain-containing protein, which translates to MNIRRTPASKIRKFILGKIAGHQKDIISITAEKFGVTRQTVRGHLQKLADENRIVIKGTSRAKTYEVKPLADIARQMPLTRDLQEDVLWRQHIRPHLQGVAANIIEICQYGFTEMTNNAIEHSAGRKLSIALKYTSALIEMRVADNGIGIFQKIQTALHLDDPIHTILELVKGKLTTDPEHHTGEGIFFTSRLFDDFAIMSGNLVFAHRNNKDWRLEDAETPIKGTMVILKINPMTKRTAKAVFDRYASEEDYGFSRTHIPVSLARYGDENLVSRSQARRLLVRFERFKEIILDFKGITMVGQAFADEIFRVFAREHPHLHLTPVHANADIMKMISRAKNAGN; encoded by the coding sequence ATGAATATTCGAAGAACGCCGGCTTCAAAGATACGAAAGTTTATCTTGGGTAAAATAGCAGGGCACCAAAAGGATATTATATCAATTACAGCAGAGAAATTTGGCGTAACGCGACAAACCGTTCGCGGGCATCTTCAAAAACTCGCAGATGAAAATCGCATCGTCATCAAAGGAACCTCACGCGCCAAAACTTATGAAGTAAAACCCCTGGCCGACATTGCCCGTCAAATGCCCCTGACAAGGGATTTGCAGGAGGATGTATTATGGCGTCAGCATATCCGCCCTCATCTTCAAGGGGTGGCGGCGAATATCATTGAAATTTGCCAGTACGGTTTCACCGAAATGACAAATAATGCCATTGAGCACTCGGCAGGAAGAAAACTTTCCATCGCCTTGAAATATACATCGGCTCTGATCGAAATGCGCGTTGCAGACAACGGCATCGGAATATTTCAAAAAATTCAAACCGCCTTGCATTTGGATGACCCGATACATACGATACTTGAATTGGTAAAAGGAAAGCTTACCACCGATCCCGAACACCACACCGGCGAAGGCATCTTTTTTACTTCGCGCCTGTTTGATGATTTCGCCATCATGTCCGGCAATTTGGTTTTTGCGCACCGCAACAATAAAGACTGGCGGCTTGAAGATGCTGAAACGCCGATCAAAGGAACAATGGTCATTTTGAAAATAAATCCCATGACAAAACGCACGGCCAAAGCAGTCTTTGATCGTTATGCTTCGGAGGAAGACTATGGTTTTTCACGAACGCATATTCCGGTTTCATTGGCGCGATATGGCGATGAGAATCTCGTCTCCCGCTCTCAAGCGAGGAGATTATTGGTTCGATTTGAGCGGTTCAAGGAAATCATTCTTGATTTCAAAGGCATTACGATGGTTGGGCAGGCCTTTGCGGATGAGATATTTCGCGTCTTTGCGCGAGAACATCCTCATCTTCATCTGACGCCTGTTCATGCCAATGCCGATATCATGAAGATGATTTCACGGGCAAAAAATGCAGGAAACTAA
- a CDS encoding PAS domain S-box protein, with product METYDNLRSTDTALPSVDKSIVELPKEETPADEFVADELGPFPESPRRANEQKTILIIDDDADQRAITQKILASAGYDCLEASTGDEGLRLILEKKPDLVLLDYVMPLMSGAEVLQELAGNSVYRAVSDTPVVMLTAKRREDVNPARLFQLGLRMYLEKPFASRELINVIENIFILHDLRQRNRELEQRIKRTEYKYQDLIENASDLIFTLNTHGQFVFINRRLSVLTGYLREAWKDRNFLDMVLPEDRSNAEINFRNTLKGKSRIFEMRIRGQSGKVIYLSTNINPIFDRGEVVGCVGIARDVTQRQKLEQEITELKNFNESIIQSIGSGLITVDLERRITSFNQAAEEALGWRAYEVVGRYLDEIFSPEECRRLLTSNSLEFASQFSLSSHQSEAMPEFSALPHQPSGFATWDSKTWNFESSDPKASDNGLPNREMELKRKDGKSVHVGFSVTPRIDNRGQRVGTIISFRDISLIKQMQAEVLRMDRLASLGVLASGIAHEIRNPLAGIKTVAQTLEEDIDPNDSRREYVARIIRQVNRMDDLLKTLFSYARPKSPVPTKCRLQDIINEVKPLMDQRFEKNGIEFIQNYAPDLPLIYVDFQQIQQVFINLFLNAIDAMPAGGKLTVSARPARTMLKRVDRRGHRYPLPNQHKLYSHVSVTDTGEGIARENLPAIFDPFFTTKPQGSGLGLSIVYRIIEEHDGDIQVESTVGKGTTFTLLLPTEK from the coding sequence GTGGAAACTTACGACAATCTTCGTTCTACAGACACCGCCCTGCCCTCGGTGGACAAATCCATCGTCGAGCTGCCGAAAGAAGAGACGCCGGCGGATGAGTTCGTCGCCGACGAGCTCGGGCCGTTTCCGGAATCGCCACGGCGCGCGAATGAACAGAAGACGATTCTGATCATCGACGACGACGCCGATCAGCGCGCCATCACGCAAAAAATTCTCGCCAGCGCCGGATACGATTGTCTCGAAGCCTCCACCGGCGACGAGGGCCTCCGGCTGATTTTGGAGAAAAAGCCGGATTTGGTCCTGCTGGATTACGTGATGCCGTTGATGAGCGGCGCCGAAGTCTTGCAGGAGCTGGCGGGCAATTCGGTGTATCGCGCGGTGAGCGACACGCCCGTGGTGATGCTGACCGCGAAACGGCGAGAAGACGTCAACCCGGCGCGGCTGTTTCAATTGGGCCTGCGGATGTATTTGGAAAAACCCTTTGCCAGCCGCGAGCTGATCAACGTCATAGAAAATATTTTCATTCTGCACGATCTCCGCCAGCGCAACCGCGAGCTGGAGCAGCGCATCAAACGCACCGAATACAAATACCAGGACTTGATCGAAAACGCCAGCGATCTGATTTTCACGCTCAATACTCACGGTCAGTTCGTGTTCATCAATCGCCGGCTCTCGGTGCTCACCGGTTATTTGCGCGAGGCGTGGAAAGACCGCAATTTTCTCGACATGGTTTTGCCGGAAGACCGGTCAAACGCCGAGATCAATTTCCGCAACACGCTCAAGGGCAAATCGCGCATTTTCGAGATGCGCATTCGCGGCCAGAGCGGCAAGGTCATTTACCTGTCGACCAACATCAATCCGATTTTCGACCGCGGCGAAGTGGTCGGCTGTGTCGGCATCGCGCGCGACGTGACGCAGCGCCAAAAACTCGAGCAGGAAATCACCGAGCTGAAAAATTTCAACGAAAGCATCATTCAAAGCATCGGCTCCGGCTTGATTACCGTCGACCTCGAGCGACGGATCACCTCGTTCAATCAAGCCGCTGAAGAAGCGCTCGGCTGGCGCGCTTACGAAGTGGTTGGCCGTTATCTCGACGAAATTTTTTCGCCGGAAGAATGCCGGCGCCTGCTGACTTCCAACAGTTTGGAATTTGCCAGCCAGTTTAGCCTTTCGTCGCATCAATCCGAGGCCATGCCAGAATTTTCAGCATTGCCTCACCAACCTTCGGGCTTCGCAACTTGGGACTCAAAGACGTGGAACTTTGAGAGCTCGGACCCAAAGGCTTCGGACAACGGCCTGCCAAATCGTGAAATGGAGTTGAAACGCAAGGACGGCAAATCCGTGCATGTCGGTTTCTCGGTGACGCCACGCATCGATAACCGTGGGCAGCGCGTCGGCACGATCATTTCGTTTCGCGACATTTCGTTGATCAAGCAAATGCAGGCCGAAGTGCTGCGCATGGATCGTCTCGCCTCGTTGGGCGTGCTCGCCAGCGGCATCGCACACGAGATTCGCAATCCGCTTGCCGGCATCAAAACCGTCGCGCAAACTTTGGAAGAAGACATTGATCCGAATGACAGCCGGCGCGAATATGTGGCGCGCATCATCCGCCAGGTCAATCGGATGGACGACCTCTTGAAAACGCTGTTCTCCTACGCGCGTCCGAAATCGCCGGTGCCGACCAAATGCCGCTTGCAAGACATCATCAACGAAGTCAAGCCGTTGATGGATCAGCGCTTCGAGAAAAACGGCATCGAATTTATTCAAAACTACGCGCCGGATTTGCCGTTGATTTACGTCGATTTTCAGCAGATTCAACAGGTTTTCATCAATCTTTTTTTGAACGCGATTGACGCGATGCCCGCCGGCGGCAAATTAACCGTGAGTGCGCGCCCGGCCCGGACGATGTTGAAGCGCGTCGACCGCCGCGGTCATCGTTATCCGCTGCCCAATCAACACAAGTTGTATTCCCACGTCAGCGTGACGGACACCGGCGAAGGCATCGCGCGCGAAAATTTGCCGGCGATTTTTGACCCGTTTTTCACCACCAAGCCGCAAGGCTCGGGGTTGGGTTTGTCGATTGTTTATCGGATTATCGAAGAACACGACGGGGACATTCAAGTTGAAAGCACGGTCGGCAAGGGCACGACCTTCACGCTGTTGTTGCCGACGGAAAAGTAA
- a CDS encoding sigma-54 dependent transcriptional regulator — protein MNKANMLIVEDNADLCQTLAEIFRKAGHKVHTALSGAEALRLLKAELIDLVLLDLRLPDMSGIKVVEYVKEVDPDILVIMITAVANDPRPAVEAMKAGAYDYLTKPFELDEVKMVVAKALETASLKRELSSLKQQRRKFPDEELFGNSRVMEEVKKFIKIVADTPRTSVLIQGESGTGKELVANSIHKWSARADKPFIPINCSAIPENLLESELFGHEKGAFTDAKSLKKGMFELANNGTLFLDEMASLRLALQPKILRVLETQTFRRIGGTVDIQIDVRVIAATNRDLQVMVNEGTFREDLYYRLKVMVISLPPLRERLDDILPLAMLFIEKNNKEFNKNIVGLSDETKNLLLQYRWPGNVRELKNVIERAIILCREDYLRPEHLPLELRGEKSAAPVFAPAAGANNGAPSPASLSLEEMEKRHIQAVLQQYKGNKSQTARVLNISRSTLREKMKLYGISLEKPS, from the coding sequence GTGAATAAAGCCAACATGCTGATTGTCGAAGATAACGCTGATTTGTGCCAGACACTGGCCGAAATTTTTCGCAAAGCCGGCCACAAAGTGCACACCGCGCTCTCCGGCGCGGAGGCGCTGCGCCTTTTGAAAGCCGAGCTGATCGATCTCGTGCTGCTGGATTTGCGGCTTCCCGATATGAGCGGCATCAAAGTGGTCGAGTACGTGAAGGAAGTCGATCCCGATATTCTCGTGATCATGATCACGGCGGTGGCCAACGATCCGCGTCCGGCGGTCGAGGCGATGAAAGCCGGCGCGTATGATTATTTGACCAAACCCTTCGAGCTGGATGAAGTGAAGATGGTCGTCGCCAAGGCGCTGGAAACCGCCAGCCTCAAGCGCGAGCTTTCCAGCTTGAAACAACAGCGCAGAAAATTTCCCGACGAGGAATTGTTCGGCAACAGCCGGGTGATGGAAGAGGTGAAAAAATTCATCAAAATCGTTGCCGATACACCGCGCACCTCGGTTCTAATTCAAGGCGAAAGCGGCACCGGCAAGGAATTGGTGGCCAATTCGATTCACAAATGGAGCGCCCGCGCCGACAAGCCGTTCATCCCGATCAACTGCAGCGCGATTCCCGAAAATTTGTTGGAGTCGGAATTGTTCGGCCACGAAAAAGGCGCGTTTACCGACGCAAAAAGCTTGAAAAAAGGCATGTTCGAGCTGGCGAACAACGGGACGCTTTTTCTCGACGAAATGGCGAGCCTGCGTCTGGCGCTGCAGCCGAAAATTTTGCGCGTGTTGGAAACGCAAACCTTCCGGCGCATCGGCGGCACGGTGGATATACAAATCGACGTGCGCGTCATCGCCGCCACCAATCGTGATTTGCAGGTGATGGTGAATGAAGGCACGTTTCGCGAAGATCTTTATTACCGCTTGAAAGTGATGGTCATCAGCCTGCCCCCGCTGCGCGAGCGCCTCGATGATATTTTGCCGCTCGCCATGCTTTTCATTGAAAAAAACAACAAGGAATTCAACAAAAACATTGTCGGCCTCAGTGATGAGACAAAGAATTTGTTGCTGCAATATCGCTGGCCCGGCAACGTTCGTGAATTGAAAAACGTCATCGAGCGTGCCATCATTCTCTGCCGGGAGGATTATCTGCGCCCGGAGCATTTGCCTCTCGAATTGCGCGGCGAAAAAAGCGCGGCTCCGGTTTTTGCGCCGGCGGCAGGCGCCAATAACGGCGCCCCCTCTCCGGCCAGTCTCTCGCTCGAGGAAATGGAAAAGCGCCACATTCAAGCCGTGCTGCAGCAATACAAGGGCAACAAATCGCAAACCGCCCGCGTCTTGAATATCTCGCGCTCGACGCTGCGGGAGAAGATGAAGTTGTATGGTATTAGTCTGGAAAAACCATCATGA
- a CDS encoding class I SAM-dependent methyltransferase, translating to MANTMAGYKDDLAYIHDIGFGDFAKQAAPGLLEILRHHGITKGLVVDLGCGSGIWAHELVKAGYEVLGVDISTAMLELARKKAPQAQFVKQSFLKMRLPPCEAVTAIGECFNYLFDKNNEKKALFRFFSRVYEALIPGGVFIFDVVEPGLQPSWRHARGKDWAIFVKVAEDSSKHILTRRITIFRRIDKLCRRDEEIHRCRLYEGRELAGALRRLGFKVRLLRSYGAFRLYKNRVGFVARKA from the coding sequence ATGGCTAACACGATGGCCGGCTACAAAGACGATCTGGCGTACATTCACGACATTGGCTTTGGCGATTTTGCCAAGCAGGCTGCGCCAGGCTTGTTGGAAATTTTGCGCCACCACGGAATCACCAAAGGGCTTGTCGTCGATCTCGGCTGTGGCAGCGGCATCTGGGCGCATGAATTGGTCAAGGCGGGCTATGAAGTTTTGGGCGTCGATATTTCCACGGCGATGCTCGAGCTGGCGCGGAAGAAAGCGCCGCAAGCCCAATTTGTCAAGCAATCATTTTTAAAAATGCGGCTGCCGCCATGTGAGGCGGTAACAGCCATTGGCGAATGCTTTAATTATCTTTTTGACAAAAACAACGAGAAGAAAGCTTTGTTTCGGTTTTTCTCGCGGGTGTATGAAGCTTTAATTCCTGGCGGCGTCTTCATATTCGACGTCGTTGAGCCAGGATTGCAACCAAGCTGGCGTCATGCGCGGGGAAAAGACTGGGCCATTTTTGTGAAAGTTGCGGAAGACTCGAGCAAGCACATCTTGACGCGCCGCATAACCATCTTTCGTCGCATTGACAAGCTTTGTCGCCGCGATGAGGAAATTCATCGCTGCCGATTGTATGAAGGCCGTGAACTTGCCGGAGCACTGCGCCGCCTCGGTTTCAAAGTGCGCCTGCTGCGCAGCTACGGCGCGTTTCGGCTTTACAAAAATCGCGTCGGGTTTGTCGCGCGAAAGGCGTGA
- a CDS encoding NAD-dependent epimerase/dehydratase family protein, producing MRTLITGATGFIGSILAEALHKTRRDEKIYCLVRRTSSLAWLKNLPVEFVVGDLFADAAFRPILPEISHVIHLAGVTKARTETDYFHANGEATHHLLQSCARHAKKLQRFVYISSLAAAGPSADGHLVTEDETPRPVSIYGRSKLAGEEACREFGRELPITIIRPPAVYGPREKDIYQYFKQVKMGVRLRLGWHERKTSMIHAQDLVNGILVASEHPAAVGETYFMTNPQPYEWQELGQTLANVMQRRTISLTVPELIAPVLAAFSEMGAKITGKPALLNFDKINELRQYYWVCSGEKARQQLGFVPALSIQEGLQITWKWYRENGWL from the coding sequence ATGCGTACACTCATAACCGGTGCCACTGGTTTTATCGGCAGTATTTTGGCGGAAGCTCTGCACAAAACGCGCAGAGATGAAAAAATTTATTGTTTGGTTCGACGCACCAGCTCGCTGGCTTGGCTGAAAAACTTGCCTGTTGAATTCGTTGTCGGCGATCTGTTCGCGGATGCGGCGTTCAGGCCGATTTTGCCGGAGATTTCGCATGTCATCCATCTCGCCGGTGTGACCAAAGCGCGAACCGAGACTGACTATTTCCACGCCAACGGCGAAGCGACTCACCACCTGCTGCAATCATGCGCGCGCCACGCCAAAAAACTTCAGCGCTTTGTTTACATTTCCAGCTTGGCCGCGGCAGGACCGAGCGCTGACGGGCATCTGGTGACGGAAGATGAGACGCCGCGGCCGGTTTCGATTTATGGCCGCTCGAAATTGGCCGGTGAAGAAGCCTGCCGGGAATTTGGCCGCGAGCTGCCGATCACGATAATCCGCCCGCCGGCAGTTTACGGCCCGCGCGAGAAGGACATTTACCAATATTTCAAGCAAGTCAAAATGGGCGTGCGCTTGCGGCTCGGTTGGCACGAACGCAAAACCAGCATGATCCACGCGCAGGATCTCGTGAACGGAATTCTTGTCGCCAGCGAGCATCCCGCTGCGGTGGGAGAGACGTATTTCATGACGAATCCGCAGCCGTATGAGTGGCAGGAACTTGGGCAAACGCTGGCAAACGTGATGCAACGGCGAACTATTTCCCTGACCGTACCGGAATTGATCGCGCCGGTGTTGGCCGCGTTCAGCGAAATGGGCGCAAAAATCACCGGCAAGCCGGCGCTGCTCAATTTTGACAAGATCAATGAACTGCGGCAATATTATTGGGTCTGCTCCGGCGAGAAGGCCAGGCAACAACTTGGGTTCGTTCCGGCGCTGTCGATTCAAGAAGGCCTGCAAATAACCTGGAAATGGTATCGGGAAAATGGGTGGCTGTAA